DNA from Spirochaeta lutea:
TGTCCGCGCCAGGTGAGGGAATTGATTCTCCGGACAGCGGACCGCCGGTCCCTCCGGGTCGTCCTGGTATCCGACCGGCCCCTGCCTGCCGGGTCTATTCCTGGGGTAACCTGCGTAGTTGTACCCCGGCAAGAGGATGCTGCGGATTCTTACATTCAGGAGCACGCCCAGCCCGGCGATCTGATTATAACCCAGGACATCCCCCTGGCGGCCCGTCTCGTGGAGGACGACCGGTTGGTCCTGAATCATTTGGGAGTGGAGTATACCCGGGAGAATGTTCAAGCCCGGCTCCTCCAGCGGAATACCATGGCGGAGATGCGCCTTCTGGGACTCGCCGGGGAGGGGGGAAGGCGCTTTGGTGCCAGGGAGCTCAAGGGGTTTGCAGATGCCTTCGATCGGATCCTGACGCGTTTGAATCACCCTAATAAATGACGATAGGCCTCAGGCTGATATTTCACCGGGGCAGGTTTGACTTGAAGATCCGGATCAAAGCGGATACATTAGTAATGTGCTTATAATTTTAGAGGAGAGTAATGGTTCATGCATGTAACAGAGGTAACTGACGGAATATTTCGGCTTTCGGCGAATGCCAAGGACATCCTGTTCGAGGGAATTTGGCCTATTCCTAACGGA
Protein-coding regions in this window:
- a CDS encoding YaiI/YqxD family protein, with amino-acid sequence MPWQGCIFIDGDSCPRQVRELILRTADRRSLRVVLVSDRPLPAGSIPGVTCVVVPRQEDAADSYIQEHAQPGDLIITQDIPLAARLVEDDRLVLNHLGVEYTRENVQARLLQRNTMAEMRLLGLAGEGGRRFGARELKGFADAFDRILTRLNHPNK